The segment GCGATCCGCTGAGCGTGACGTACTCCGCGGTGATGCCATGAGGCTGTCCGAGCTGGTTCACCCTGTCGATGAACGCCGGAGGAAAGCTGTACTCGCGACCGACGAGCAACCCGATCTTCATACGTTGATCTCCCGAGAAAACGGCGCAGTCTACCACGCAAGGGCAGGCCGGCCACCGGTCACCGGGCACCGGATCGCCGGAATGCCGGGCACCGATCGCGGCTCAGCGCGTGTAGAGGCTCGATTGTATGGGATGCGAGCCGGACGGCCCGAGAGGCTGACGAAGAGACCCCAGCGGTCCGGCATCCCGGCCTCGGCGGCGGCTGACGGTCGGGCCCTCCCTCCCTCGCGCCAGCCACACAGCCGATGCCGGGACGCCGTCCACTGGGCGACCCTTCATGGAAAGGAGAACGACGGCGAGACGAAAACCGAACACCCAGCCCATCGGGGCGGTCGCCCACAAAGGGTGCCCCTGCACCTGCAGTCGCGGCGCGGGGTAGGGCCGGCTCGGCGAGCCCGGCCGATGTGATCCGGTTGCCGGTTTGCCGGTTGCCCGTTGCCGGTGCTCTACTACCCTGTGCCGATCGTCGCCAGGCCCCCCGTGGGGGCCCATTCTCCTGACCTGTTCGACAGTAGTCCCGACGCCATCGCCGCGCACCTCGCCGACGCGGCGCACTACCCCGGCGGTCACGCCGACGTGGTGGCCCGACCCCGCACCGAAGCCGACGTGGCGGCGGTGCTCGCCGACGGGCGCCCCGTGCTCGCCGTCGGGGCGCAGTCGTCGCTCACCGGCGGCGCCACGCCCGCGGGCGCCATCGTGCTCTCGACGCAGCGGCTGAACGGCGTCGAACCGGCGACAGACGGGCGCGTGCGCGTGGGTGCGGGAGTGGTCCTGGCCACGCTGCTCGACGATCTCGCGCGGCGTGACCTCGACTTCCCGCCGGTGCCCACGTTCCTCGGCGCCACCGTCGGCGGCATCGTGGCCACCAACGCCGCAGGCGCGGCGACGTTCAAGTACGGCACCACGCGCGAATGGGTGGACGGCCTCACCGTGGTGCTGGCGGGCGGCGACGTCATCGATCTGACGCGCGGCGAGCACACCCTCGACGCTTCGGGCACGTTCATCGTCGACGGTCCGGGCGGCAGACGCGTGGTTCCCGTCCCGACATACGTGATGCCGGACGTCGTCAAGCGATCCGCCGGCTATCACGCTGCGCCCGGCATGGACATCGTCGACCTGTTCATCGGCGCCGAGGGCACGCTCGGCGTCATCACGTCTGCCTGGCTCCGTGTGCAGCCCGCGCGTGCGGGCCTCTGCTACGTCCTCGTGCCCGTGTCCGACGAGACGCGCGCGCTGGCGCTCGTCGGCGATCTGCGCGAGCAGTCGCGCGAGACGTGGCGCACGCACGATCCGCAGGGCATCGACGTGGCCGCGATCGAACACATGGACATGCGCTCGCTGCAGATCCTGCGAGAGGACGGTGCAGACAGGAAGTACGAGGTCGACTGGCCGGCGTCGGCACGCCTGCTCTTGTTGATCCAGCTGGAACTGCCGGCGATCACGCAGGAAGAGGCGTACGAGCAGATCAGCAGTGCGCTCGACGATGCCGGTCCCGACACACCGCTCGCACGCTTCTGCCGCCTCCTCGATCGTCACGGCGTGCTGGACGATGCGGAGCTGGCGTTGCCGGGAGATCGGAAACGCGCGGAGCAGTTGCTCGGGGTGCGCGAGGCGGTGCCTGCCGGCGTGAACGCACGCGTCGGGCGCGCCAGGCGCGACGTCGACGATC is part of the Acidobacteriota bacterium genome and harbors:
- a CDS encoding FAD-binding oxidoreductase, whose product is MPIVARPPVGAHSPDLFDSSPDAIAAHLADAAHYPGGHADVVARPRTEADVAAVLADGRPVLAVGAQSSLTGGATPAGAIVLSTQRLNGVEPATDGRVRVGAGVVLATLLDDLARRDLDFPPVPTFLGATVGGIVATNAAGAATFKYGTTREWVDGLTVVLAGGDVIDLTRGEHTLDASGTFIVDGPGGRRVVPVPTYVMPDVVKRSAGYHAAPGMDIVDLFIGAEGTLGVITSAWLRVQPARAGLCYVLVPVSDETRALALVGDLREQSRETWRTHDPQGIDVAAIEHMDMRSLQILREDGADRKYEVDWPASARLLLLIQLELPAITQEEAYEQISSALDDAGPDTPLARFCRLLDRHGVLDDAELALPGDRKRAEQLLGVREAVPAGVNARVGRARRDVDDRIAKTAADMVVPFERFAEMMDVYRDGFARLGLDAATWGHVSDGNVHPNLLPRDYKDVEAGKALILEFGAAVARLGGCPLAEHGVGRHPVKQALLRQLYGDSGIEEMRAVKRALDPKSQLAPGVLFP